In one Legionella clemsonensis genomic region, the following are encoded:
- the pepN gene encoding aminopeptidase N, whose product MPDTTIYLKNYQPPVFAVNSVALNFDLYDDHALITSQLELKRQHPGVLHLYGDELELVSVHRNNQQLTEANYELQDGDLFIKDCPDEFSLTIVTRIRPQENTQLSGLYRSNHLFCTQCEAEGFRRITFFPDRPDVLAPYNTRITADKHKYPVLLSNGNLIGSGELPDGRHWVKWQDPFKKPSYLFALVAGDLACIKDSFVTCTGKQVDLRLYVEPGNEDKCAHAMASLKRAMRWDEEVYGREYDLSIFMIVAVSDFNMGAMENKGLNIFNSKYILARPDTATDQDFTDIEGVVGHEYFHNWTGNRVTCRDWFQLSLKEGLTVFRDQEFSRDMNSRDVNRIQDVKVLRNTQFPEDAGTMAHPVRPDSYQEINNFYTATVYNKGAEVIRMQHTLLGKEGFRRGMDLYFARHDGQAVTIDDFVAAMEDANQVDFTQFKRWYSQAGTPEVHVSRHFSGDTLTLTMKQTCPPTPECTDKKPFHIPIRVALLNKKGLQLPIEKEILELKESEQVFSFSGLKEEPVVSLLRDFSAPIKLHLQQDENELLALLRFESDGFAKWDAAQRLALNCMAVYFNSPPKEWSIPEALLAAYRHVLMDESLDHALRAQILMPPAFEEVAACLTTVDVDAVEAARDFFRKELGLYLLEEAHALYQRLWQVETHAMNAQAYGQRQLRNICLWLMMKSDEEHSLHLCQQQFIKSQTMTDQVASFSLLNNCSDAFSREQSIDRFYQQWSQDELVLDKWFAIQASSELPDTLARVKILLKHPAFNIKNPNKVRALIGAFCQNNPRNFHANDGSGYQFLTAMLANLDKINPQIAARLATPFTRWQRYDLKRQAFMKKELKELAALELSKDLREIVAKSLAV is encoded by the coding sequence ATGCCAGACACGACAATCTATCTAAAAAATTATCAACCTCCTGTTTTTGCGGTTAATAGTGTAGCACTTAATTTTGACCTCTATGATGATCATGCATTGATTACTAGTCAATTGGAATTAAAACGCCAGCATCCAGGTGTGTTGCATTTGTACGGTGATGAATTGGAATTAGTTAGTGTGCATAGGAATAATCAGCAACTTACTGAGGCAAATTATGAGTTACAGGATGGGGATTTATTCATTAAAGATTGTCCTGACGAGTTCAGTTTAACTATCGTTACTCGTATACGCCCGCAAGAAAATACTCAATTATCAGGCCTTTATCGTTCCAACCATCTATTCTGTACCCAATGTGAGGCGGAGGGATTTCGACGGATTACCTTTTTTCCAGATAGACCGGATGTTTTAGCACCTTACAACACTCGGATTACTGCAGATAAACACAAGTACCCTGTTTTACTTTCCAATGGTAATTTAATTGGCTCTGGTGAGTTACCGGATGGGCGCCACTGGGTTAAATGGCAGGATCCATTTAAAAAACCTTCTTACCTCTTTGCTTTAGTAGCAGGTGATTTAGCTTGTATTAAAGACAGCTTTGTAACATGTACTGGTAAGCAAGTTGATTTGCGCCTTTATGTAGAACCTGGAAATGAGGACAAATGTGCTCACGCGATGGCTTCATTAAAGCGGGCAATGCGTTGGGATGAAGAAGTGTATGGTCGTGAATATGATTTATCCATTTTTATGATTGTTGCTGTCAGTGATTTTAATATGGGTGCGATGGAAAACAAGGGATTAAACATTTTCAATTCCAAATATATTTTGGCGCGACCAGATACCGCAACTGATCAAGATTTTACTGATATAGAAGGTGTTGTAGGTCATGAATATTTCCATAACTGGACCGGGAATCGTGTCACCTGTCGCGATTGGTTTCAACTGAGTCTCAAAGAGGGATTAACTGTTTTCCGTGATCAAGAGTTCTCGCGCGATATGAATTCTCGTGATGTGAATCGCATTCAAGATGTTAAAGTATTACGTAATACTCAGTTCCCCGAAGATGCTGGCACTATGGCCCATCCTGTCAGACCTGACTCTTACCAGGAGATTAATAACTTCTACACGGCGACTGTTTACAATAAAGGTGCTGAAGTAATTCGTATGCAGCACACTTTATTAGGCAAGGAAGGCTTTCGTCGTGGCATGGATTTGTATTTTGCACGGCATGATGGTCAGGCAGTAACCATTGATGATTTTGTCGCGGCGATGGAAGATGCCAATCAGGTTGATTTTACCCAATTTAAACGATGGTATAGTCAGGCTGGAACACCAGAAGTGCATGTTTCTAGACATTTTAGTGGTGATACGCTCACTTTAACCATGAAACAAACTTGTCCACCGACGCCGGAATGTACTGACAAAAAACCCTTCCATATTCCTATTCGTGTGGCTTTATTGAATAAAAAAGGCTTGCAACTACCCATTGAAAAAGAGATTTTAGAGTTAAAGGAATCGGAGCAGGTATTTAGCTTTAGTGGACTGAAAGAAGAGCCCGTTGTTTCATTGCTACGAGATTTTTCAGCACCAATAAAATTGCATTTGCAACAGGATGAAAACGAATTATTGGCTTTGTTACGTTTTGAGTCAGATGGTTTTGCCAAATGGGATGCTGCTCAGCGGTTAGCCCTCAATTGCATGGCCGTATATTTTAATTCACCGCCAAAAGAATGGAGTATACCAGAAGCACTACTTGCGGCTTATCGCCATGTTTTAATGGATGAATCACTTGATCATGCGCTTCGAGCCCAAATTCTCATGCCGCCCGCATTTGAAGAAGTTGCAGCTTGTTTAACCACAGTTGACGTGGATGCAGTTGAAGCTGCACGTGATTTTTTCCGCAAGGAGCTGGGCTTGTATTTATTGGAGGAGGCCCATGCGCTCTATCAGCGTTTGTGGCAAGTTGAAACTCACGCCATGAATGCACAGGCTTATGGACAAAGACAATTAAGAAATATTTGTTTGTGGCTTATGATGAAATCAGATGAAGAGCATAGCTTACATTTATGCCAGCAGCAGTTTATCAAATCCCAGACCATGACTGATCAAGTAGCCAGTTTTTCATTGCTTAATAATTGCTCTGATGCTTTTTCACGAGAGCAATCAATTGACCGTTTTTATCAGCAATGGTCTCAGGATGAGCTCGTACTGGATAAGTGGTTTGCAATTCAGGCAAGTAGCGAATTACCAGATACCTTGGCACGCGTGAAGATTTTATTAAAACATCCTGCTTTTAACATTAAAAACCCAAATAAAGTAAGAGCATTAATTGGTGCATTTTGTCAAAATAATCCACGAAATTTTCATGCCAACGATGGAAGTGGTTATCAATTTTTAACAGCCATGTTAGCTAATTTGGATAAAATAAATCCGCAAATTGCAGCCAGACTTGCTACTCCATTTACCCGTTGGCAACGCTATGATTTAAAAAGGCAAGCGTTTATGAAAAAAGAACTAAAGGAATTGGCTGCTCTTGAATTATCAAAAGATTTGCGTGAGATAGTGGCTAAAAGCTTAGCAGTTTAA
- the aroE gene encoding shikimate dehydrogenase, with amino-acid sequence MQNHFAVMGNPIAHSLSPFIHQQFAKQTQLSLIYEKKLVAEDCFELQVSNFFAQGGKGLNITLPFKERAFAMAKKRTARCLQAKAANTLWMQDDILCADNTDGIGLIKDLSRYIPLTDKKVLVLGAGGAARGIIGPLLDSGISQLTLANRTIERAEILHREFQTLSYCSFNELKGQFDLIINATSASLGKEALKLPLNILQPTTYCYDLAYNIQEATSFVKWAQTHQCKGIDGLGMLVEQAAEAFFIWHGVRVKTEVVLAKLRCVP; translated from the coding sequence ATGCAAAATCATTTTGCTGTTATGGGTAATCCTATAGCCCACAGCTTGTCTCCCTTTATTCATCAACAATTTGCAAAACAAACCCAGCTATCACTTATTTATGAAAAAAAGCTGGTGGCTGAGGATTGTTTTGAGCTTCAAGTATCCAACTTTTTTGCACAGGGTGGCAAGGGACTTAACATCACTCTGCCTTTTAAGGAACGCGCTTTTGCCATGGCAAAGAAAAGAACTGCACGTTGTTTGCAGGCAAAAGCTGCCAATACCTTATGGATGCAGGATGACATACTTTGTGCTGACAATACAGATGGTATTGGTTTGATCAAAGATTTAAGCCGCTATATTCCTTTAACCGATAAAAAAGTGCTTGTGTTAGGTGCAGGAGGGGCTGCTCGCGGTATAATTGGTCCTTTACTGGATAGTGGTATTAGCCAGTTAACTTTGGCAAATCGCACGATAGAGAGAGCTGAGATTTTGCATAGGGAATTTCAAACACTCTCTTATTGCAGTTTTAATGAATTAAAAGGGCAGTTCGATTTAATCATCAACGCAACTTCCGCCAGTTTGGGTAAAGAGGCGCTCAAATTACCTTTGAATATTCTGCAACCCACTACTTACTGTTATGATTTAGCCTATAACATTCAAGAAGCAACTTCTTTTGTAAAATGGGCACAGACACATCAGTGTAAAGGTATTGATGGTCTTGGCATGCTAGTTGAACAAGCAGCAGAAGCTTTCTTTATTTGGCATGGTGTCAGGGTGAAAACAGAGGTTGTTTTGGCTAAACTACGCTGCGTACCATGA
- a CDS encoding oligopeptide:H+ symporter produces the protein MLALFRAQPRAFHMIFMLEIWERFGFYTVQGILTLYFIRFLGFSDTVAYYTFGAFSALVYGLVSFGGYLGDNVLGTKRTIVLGLITLALGYLSLAITDKEHVFLALGLVCVGNGLFKANPSSLLAKCYEENDPRLYGGFTLYYMAINLGSTVALFVGPALSSMYGYFYAYFISFIGLVLGLANYWFQRRHVVSVNTIADRKKIKFWQWLTVIAGIVIVTMISAYLLQHVMLAKNLVWLITVVVVTIYFFYMRRENQVSFMRMLVAFILMLEAVVFFTLYQQMPTSLNLFAVHNVTPVLFGISIDPQSFQALNPIWIITLSPVLATLYGKLHHQGISFPVPYKFAVGMLCCGISFGLLFFARYFHDESGIVSSWWLIASYFFQSTGELLVSALGVAMVAELVPNGIAGFVMGMWFLTSAIAGFIGATVASFTSLPENLTPGIESLMIYTNVFAWIGAVTLAIGLLMLITSSQLSRFIKRSSVIEM, from the coding sequence ATGCTCGCCTTGTTTCGTGCTCAACCTCGAGCCTTTCATATGATTTTTATGCTGGAAATCTGGGAACGCTTCGGCTTTTATACAGTACAGGGCATTTTGACGCTTTACTTTATCCGATTTCTGGGATTTAGTGATACCGTTGCATATTATACCTTTGGTGCGTTTTCTGCGCTTGTTTATGGACTCGTTTCCTTTGGCGGTTACTTGGGTGATAATGTTTTAGGAACCAAGCGCACCATTGTTTTAGGGTTAATTACACTCGCCTTGGGCTATCTCTCCCTAGCTATTACCGACAAAGAACATGTTTTTTTAGCTTTAGGTTTAGTGTGTGTTGGTAACGGTTTGTTTAAAGCAAATCCTTCAAGCTTATTGGCAAAATGCTATGAAGAAAATGATCCTCGTCTTTACGGCGGATTTACATTGTACTATATGGCGATCAACTTAGGTTCAACCGTTGCTTTATTTGTGGGGCCGGCTCTTTCCAGCATGTATGGTTATTTTTATGCTTATTTTATTAGCTTTATTGGTCTTGTGTTGGGACTGGCTAATTATTGGTTCCAACGGCGACATGTGGTATCAGTTAACACAATAGCTGATAGAAAAAAAATTAAATTTTGGCAATGGCTGACAGTGATAGCTGGCATTGTGATAGTGACGATGATTTCGGCCTATTTGTTACAGCATGTGATGCTGGCTAAAAATCTTGTCTGGCTAATTACAGTGGTGGTTGTCACTATTTATTTTTTTTACATGCGTAGAGAAAATCAGGTTTCCTTTATGCGGATGCTTGTTGCCTTTATTCTGATGTTGGAAGCGGTGGTTTTTTTTACCCTTTATCAACAAATGCCTACCTCTTTAAATTTATTTGCGGTCCACAATGTGACGCCTGTTCTGTTTGGGATTTCTATTGATCCGCAAAGCTTTCAGGCATTAAATCCAATCTGGATCATTACTTTAAGTCCTGTATTAGCAACGTTATATGGGAAGCTGCATCACCAGGGAATTTCATTTCCTGTTCCTTATAAATTTGCAGTGGGTATGCTTTGTTGTGGCATCAGCTTTGGGCTTTTATTTTTTGCCAGGTATTTTCATGATGAATCGGGAATAGTGTCCTCTTGGTGGTTAATTGCCAGTTATTTTTTTCAGAGTACAGGTGAATTACTCGTATCCGCCTTAGGGGTGGCAATGGTTGCTGAACTGGTGCCTAATGGTATTGCTGGCTTTGTGATGGGGATGTGGTTCTTAACCTCTGCTATTGCCGGATTTATAGGCGCCACAGTCGCTTCGTTTACCTCATTACCTGAGAATTTAACACCCGGCATTGAATCTTTAATGATTTACACCAACGTCTTCGCCTGGATTGGTGCGGTCACCCTGGCGATTGGTTTGCTAATGCTAATTACCTCGTCGCAGCTAAGTCGCTTTATCAAGCGAAGTTCAGTCATTGAAATGTAA
- a CDS encoding patatin-like phospholipase family protein produces the protein MTKKGLYLAGGGARGAYQAGVLKAINDILQVKPLPFHMISGVSVGSINAAVLAENAHDFPTGVEKLEAMWADISCQKIFNASNYELSKSVLRNLSHLIVKQRQTGHLLDTSPLQEFITENIDFELIRTNIASHHLEVMEVISQCYETQQTISFYQHCDAPDFVDWHYPRHISQRTTLTMEHILASSALPLFFPTVRLDGFHYGDGSMGLVAPLRGSIRFQVEKILILGTRQLPVFANPEHLKTGNIGFARILGGMLNGIFLDNLDRDIEMVNRMNDIARLLSMWKKRRSPWRPIETLHLRPSMDVSQIAQSQYNNMPTLLRFLLNVLGAKDHSGDLLSFLLFEREFTRELIDLGYQDTLSVAPDVIKFFAT, from the coding sequence ATGACAAAAAAAGGCCTTTATTTAGCTGGTGGCGGGGCGCGTGGTGCTTATCAAGCCGGCGTACTAAAAGCTATTAATGATATTTTACAGGTGAAGCCACTTCCTTTTCATATGATTAGTGGAGTAAGTGTGGGCAGCATTAATGCGGCTGTTCTCGCTGAAAATGCGCATGATTTCCCTACTGGCGTAGAAAAACTCGAAGCAATGTGGGCAGATATTTCGTGTCAAAAAATTTTTAATGCCAGTAACTATGAATTAAGTAAATCCGTCTTACGAAATTTAAGTCATCTAATTGTAAAGCAGCGTCAAACCGGTCATCTCCTTGATACAAGTCCCTTGCAGGAATTTATTACTGAAAATATTGATTTTGAGCTAATCAGAACTAATATTGCAAGCCATCACCTGGAAGTCATGGAAGTGATTAGCCAATGCTATGAGACACAACAAACCATTTCATTTTATCAGCATTGTGATGCCCCTGATTTTGTTGATTGGCATTATCCGCGTCATATTAGCCAACGTACCACCTTGACCATGGAACATATTCTCGCCTCCAGTGCTCTTCCTCTTTTTTTCCCTACTGTGCGCCTTGATGGATTTCATTACGGTGACGGCAGCATGGGTTTGGTAGCTCCATTACGAGGTTCCATTCGTTTTCAAGTAGAAAAAATACTCATTTTAGGAACCCGGCAATTGCCTGTATTTGCCAACCCCGAACATTTAAAAACTGGTAATATTGGCTTTGCCCGCATTTTAGGAGGGATGTTAAACGGCATATTCCTCGATAATCTGGATAGAGATATTGAAATGGTTAATCGCATGAATGATATCGCCCGGCTTTTATCAATGTGGAAAAAACGCCGTTCGCCCTGGCGTCCTATTGAGACCCTTCATTTAAGGCCTAGTATGGATGTCTCACAAATTGCGCAATCTCAATATAATAATATGCCTACGCTGCTGCGCTTTTTACTCAATGTATTGGGCGCCAAGGATCATTCCGGTGATTTGCTAAGCTTCTTGCTTTTTGAAAGAGAATTCACGCGAGAATTAATTGACCTTGGTTATCAAGACACCCTTTCAGTAGCTCCGGATGTCATTAAATTTTTCGCCACTTAG
- a CDS encoding phasin family protein: MNQRYLEQWSEIARHIQKPFQEMFELNLALLKEIKFLKAEDLLTIKSPEEFIEKQVNLAFENGHKALNYFRQSFAIFEQTLKPITETVKNSSKSTLDTAKTLKSLLDPTRLAMAPTRAAIDITKPLLDPALSDSSFDPRRAMAEIANLSSNTGKAAAKKAPSGSKKSASNEHLKKH; encoded by the coding sequence ATGAATCAGCGATATCTAGAGCAGTGGAGTGAAATAGCCAGACATATTCAGAAACCTTTTCAAGAAATGTTCGAGCTTAATTTGGCTTTATTGAAAGAGATTAAATTTCTTAAAGCTGAAGATTTGTTGACCATTAAAAGTCCTGAGGAATTTATCGAAAAGCAGGTGAATCTTGCCTTTGAAAATGGTCATAAAGCACTTAATTATTTTCGCCAATCCTTTGCGATATTTGAGCAAACGTTAAAACCTATTACAGAAACGGTTAAAAATTCCTCCAAATCAACATTGGATACAGCAAAAACGTTAAAATCGTTACTTGATCCAACCAGACTAGCGATGGCCCCTACCAGGGCGGCAATTGATATTACCAAGCCTTTGCTAGATCCTGCGCTTTCAGATTCCAGTTTTGATCCTAGAAGGGCAATGGCTGAAATAGCCAATCTTTCCAGTAATACTGGCAAAGCAGCAGCAAAGAAAGCTCCATCTGGTTCAAAAAAATCTGCAAGCAATGAGCATTTAAAAAAACATTAG
- a CDS encoding AAA family ATPase, which translates to MSDGDKMPLQSQEEETVLNASLTPIEILKRLQEMHDTRLRGRPLPDKVIILLLLKKLPILSNFFHGVNGTGTSISKLVVVQGHAVSVAETAGKGFQWAGLGLALIDFFRIPLIYLAALLIGQEPPVTLNKNARWLYSTVLLTLTIIALAIPAAAPPIALVTAILGLGCSVFLLVKHVREYLQIQKTLREVDDEIKPQEERFKHLQTLAKALQAKIEKEPENFKQFIEEFAELEISYNRLKHELQLLYDKQLQFSQKSARMNIASVIDKTLAIGVSAFAVIGLAVSLAFPVIGLGIVAASAALVSAYILARILTPPAINLVKWLINKLTSKKETTITIEQQTRPSPINNLESTGLTMVKLYGAEATHVLEEQVEVLQQREQLEHKLLQPAKYHQNPEAFLQTIKEVALSAEPPFNLEEWREFLGREMIQPDLQLLQVSIGQIEMKVEEREQLLSDKSLLMALQEKGVDLHQITIKKILASKHSPALFQEGNDTVAGLQNKKGDFVINHQ; encoded by the coding sequence ATGAGCGATGGCGATAAAATGCCTCTTCAATCGCAAGAGGAAGAAACTGTGTTAAATGCGAGCTTAACGCCCATAGAAATTTTAAAAAGGCTGCAAGAAATGCATGATACGCGCCTAAGGGGACGTCCTCTGCCTGACAAGGTAATTATTTTATTGCTGCTAAAAAAACTCCCCATACTTTCCAATTTTTTTCATGGTGTAAATGGTACGGGTACTTCTATAAGCAAATTAGTTGTTGTTCAAGGACATGCTGTTAGTGTTGCCGAGACAGCTGGTAAGGGATTTCAATGGGCGGGATTAGGACTTGCTTTAATTGATTTTTTCCGTATTCCTCTAATTTATTTAGCTGCTTTATTGATTGGACAAGAACCACCAGTCACCTTGAATAAAAATGCACGATGGCTTTATTCGACAGTATTATTAACCCTTACCATTATTGCACTGGCGATTCCTGCCGCAGCCCCTCCGATTGCCTTAGTGACTGCCATTCTTGGTTTGGGTTGTAGTGTTTTTTTATTAGTGAAACATGTGCGAGAATACCTGCAGATTCAAAAAACGCTGCGTGAAGTTGATGATGAAATTAAACCTCAAGAGGAAAGATTCAAGCATCTGCAAACACTCGCTAAAGCATTACAGGCGAAAATTGAAAAAGAGCCAGAAAATTTTAAGCAATTTATAGAAGAATTTGCCGAGCTTGAAATTTCTTACAATAGATTAAAACATGAGCTGCAACTTCTGTATGATAAGCAACTGCAGTTTTCGCAAAAATCAGCCAGAATGAATATTGCCAGTGTGATTGACAAAACGCTGGCTATTGGAGTGTCTGCTTTTGCAGTTATTGGTTTAGCAGTCTCTCTGGCTTTTCCTGTTATTGGTTTAGGAATAGTAGCAGCTTCTGCTGCTTTAGTAAGTGCGTATATTCTCGCTCGTATTCTGACGCCACCAGCTATAAATTTGGTTAAATGGCTAATCAATAAATTAACCAGCAAAAAGGAAACAACAATAACAATAGAGCAGCAAACTAGACCTTCTCCCATAAACAATTTAGAGTCTACAGGGTTAACGATGGTCAAATTATATGGTGCAGAAGCAACCCATGTATTGGAAGAGCAAGTGGAAGTTTTACAGCAACGTGAACAACTGGAACATAAATTATTACAGCCTGCAAAATATCATCAAAATCCGGAGGCATTTTTGCAGACAATAAAAGAAGTTGCGCTTTCAGCTGAGCCTCCTTTTAATCTGGAAGAGTGGAGAGAGTTCCTGGGCCGAGAAATGATTCAGCCGGATCTGCAACTGCTTCAAGTTTCCATTGGCCAAATTGAAATGAAAGTAGAAGAAAGAGAGCAATTGTTAAGCGATAAGTCCTTGCTTATGGCACTGCAGGAAAAGGGGGTTGACCTGCATCAAATTACCATTAAAAAAATACTTGCGTCAAAACATTCACCAGCCTTGTTTCAGGAAGGAAATGACACAGTGGCCGGCCTACAGAATAAAAAAGGTGATTTTGTCATCAATCATCAGTAA
- a CDS encoding PrkA family serine protein kinase — protein sequence MNTQDFLAGYTQRFVDNKEEELTLNEYLELCRTDPSAYANPAERLLMAIGEPERIDTRHDPVLSRLFSNKVIHQYPVFKEFFGMEEPIEQIVGFLRHSAQGLEETKQVLYLLGPVGGGKSSLAEKLKDLMQKVPFYAIKGSPVFDSPLSLFDPEEDGELLFERFGIPTRHLRYVMSPWAVKRLQEYNGDISQFKIVKVRPSRLKQIAIAKTEPGDENNQDISSLVGKVDIRKLEEFSQDDPDAYSYSGGLCRANRGLLEFVEMFKAPIKVLHPLLTATQEGNYNATEGLSAIPFEGIILAHSNEAEWQSFRNNKNNEAFIDRINIVKVPYCLRVSEELKIYKKLVDHSSLKEAPCAPGTLDMLAQFSVLTRLKEPQNSSIYSKMRVYNGESLKDTDPKAKSYQEYRDFAGVDEGMSGISTRFAFKILSKVFNFDHSEIAANPVHLLYVLERQIEQEQLPQELHEKYLTFLKEYLTPKYVEFIGKEIQTAYLESYSEYGQNIFDRYITYADFWIQDQDYRDPDTGEIFDRASLNMELEKIEKPAGISNPKDFRNEVVNFVLRARANNHGKNPVWNSYEKLKTVIEKKMFTNTEDLLPVISFNAKASEDDKKKHEEFIARMVDKGYTRKQVRLLCEWYLRVRKSQ from the coding sequence ATGAATACACAAGATTTTTTAGCAGGTTATACGCAACGCTTCGTTGATAATAAGGAAGAAGAGTTAACCCTGAACGAATACCTGGAGCTGTGTCGCACAGATCCTTCTGCCTACGCTAATCCAGCTGAGCGTTTGCTAATGGCTATTGGCGAACCTGAACGAATTGATACACGCCACGACCCCGTGCTCTCCCGTCTTTTCTCAAACAAAGTCATTCATCAATACCCTGTATTTAAAGAATTTTTTGGTATGGAAGAACCTATTGAGCAAATTGTAGGCTTTTTAAGACACTCCGCTCAAGGGCTTGAGGAAACAAAGCAGGTTCTTTATCTTTTGGGTCCTGTAGGAGGCGGTAAGTCCTCTTTGGCAGAAAAATTGAAAGATCTTATGCAAAAAGTTCCCTTTTACGCGATCAAAGGCTCACCTGTATTTGACTCACCCCTTTCCTTGTTTGATCCTGAGGAGGACGGTGAATTGCTTTTTGAGCGGTTTGGCATTCCCACGCGTCATCTGCGTTATGTGATGTCCCCTTGGGCAGTTAAACGCTTGCAAGAATATAACGGCGACATTAGTCAATTTAAAATAGTGAAAGTAAGACCTTCTCGTTTAAAACAAATAGCCATTGCCAAAACCGAACCTGGGGATGAAAACAATCAAGACATTTCTTCTCTCGTTGGTAAAGTGGATATCCGCAAACTTGAAGAGTTTTCTCAAGATGACCCCGATGCTTATAGCTACTCAGGAGGTCTATGTCGCGCTAACCGTGGGTTATTAGAATTTGTAGAAATGTTTAAAGCGCCAATTAAAGTCCTTCATCCCCTGCTAACAGCAACTCAGGAAGGAAATTACAATGCAACAGAAGGTTTATCAGCAATTCCCTTTGAAGGCATTATCCTGGCACACTCAAACGAAGCGGAATGGCAATCTTTTCGTAATAACAAAAACAATGAGGCCTTTATTGATCGCATCAACATTGTCAAAGTTCCTTATTGCCTGCGCGTTTCAGAGGAATTAAAAATCTACAAAAAACTCGTCGACCATAGCTCATTGAAGGAAGCACCTTGTGCTCCTGGAACTCTGGATATGCTTGCTCAATTTTCTGTACTAACTCGTCTAAAAGAACCACAAAACTCAAGTATCTATTCCAAAATGCGCGTCTATAACGGCGAAAGTTTAAAGGATACTGATCCAAAGGCCAAATCTTACCAGGAATATCGTGATTTTGCCGGTGTTGATGAAGGCATGAGCGGCATCTCTACACGCTTTGCATTTAAAATTTTGTCCAAAGTGTTCAATTTTGATCACAGCGAAATAGCAGCCAATCCAGTGCACTTGCTGTACGTCCTTGAGCGGCAAATTGAGCAAGAACAACTCCCGCAGGAACTTCATGAAAAATATCTGACCTTTTTAAAAGAATACCTGACACCAAAGTACGTTGAATTTATCGGGAAAGAGATACAAACCGCCTATCTCGAGTCATATTCTGAATACGGACAGAATATTTTTGATAGATACATTACCTATGCTGATTTTTGGATTCAGGATCAAGATTATCGTGATCCAGACACTGGAGAAATTTTTGATCGAGCTTCATTAAATATGGAACTGGAGAAAATTGAAAAACCTGCGGGTATTTCAAATCCCAAAGACTTCCGCAATGAAGTGGTTAATTTCGTCCTTAGAGCTCGGGCTAACAATCATGGAAAAAATCCCGTATGGAACAGTTATGAGAAATTAAAAACGGTTATTGAGAAAAAAATGTTTACCAATACGGAAGATTTATTACCAGTAATTTCCTTTAATGCCAAAGCCTCTGAGGATGATAAGAAAAAACATGAAGAATTTATTGCTCGCATGGTAGACAAGGGCTATACCCGCAAGCAAGTCAGGTTATTGTGCGAATGGTATTTGCGAGTACGTAAGTCACAATAA
- a CDS encoding 2'-5' RNA ligase family protein, translating to MTQPFAARSNSQSVNVYLKFSPDNNALKLIKDFNRYLGKNKIFSHYRLTPFLVAHPLHLTLYLTNYNPKHLPQISQRIQRIAKQTKPIIVKTGKIEISSSRYTMLSISNSKPLQALSNKVVIQLMAFRDQRTPIPSWVKNNAAKRLSFLRFGSPNVFANFSPHFSIFAADHLTSKDAKKLQEALTPLLNQFNSKKSALDAQAIAIGIGLADAQGQIMQELYAFPLAGLNTFTA from the coding sequence ATGACGCAACCCTTTGCAGCAAGGTCCAACTCTCAATCAGTGAATGTCTATTTGAAATTTTCCCCAGATAACAATGCCTTAAAACTCATAAAAGACTTTAATCGCTATCTTGGTAAAAATAAAATTTTTTCACACTACCGCCTGACTCCCTTTCTAGTCGCTCACCCTCTCCATCTCACCTTGTATTTAACCAATTATAATCCCAAACATTTACCACAGATTAGTCAACGAATCCAACGTATTGCCAAGCAGACCAAACCTATTATAGTTAAAACTGGAAAAATTGAAATCAGTTCTAGTAGATATACGATGTTATCTATTTCCAACAGCAAACCTCTTCAGGCGTTAAGTAATAAAGTCGTAATTCAATTAATGGCGTTTCGTGACCAAAGAACTCCAATTCCTTCCTGGGTAAAAAATAATGCAGCCAAGAGGCTTTCTTTTTTACGGTTTGGCAGTCCGAATGTGTTTGCGAATTTTTCGCCGCATTTCTCAATTTTCGCTGCCGATCATTTAACCTCAAAGGATGCCAAAAAATTACAGGAGGCTTTAACTCCTTTACTCAACCAATTTAACAGCAAAAAATCAGCTCTTGATGCGCAGGCTATTGCTATCGGCATTGGTTTAGCCGATGCGCAAGGTCAGATTATGCAAGAACTATATGCTTTTCCTTTGGCTGGATTAAATACCTTCACAGCCTAA